In Rhizobium sp. WSM4643, the following are encoded in one genomic region:
- a CDS encoding SAM-dependent methyltransferase encodes MASAFLSIVQQIVRKGSLKLTLANGETHTIGDGMGEPIVARLADQEAEDAIRRDPTMKLGEMYMQGRFILEQGNIYDFLSLVKQNTTNEIFDFKMAALLLGRIAWQQLKSRVPVNRNKHNVAHHYDLSAKLFDLFLDEDWQYSCAYFEPAGISLDEAQLAKKRHIAAKLLLEPNQRILEIGSGWGGMGMYLTEATEGAEFTGITLSEEQLKVSRTRAEKRGLADRVRFELQDYRTMTGRKFDRIVSVGMFEHVGIGNYGNFFRKVSDLLDDNGVMVLHSIGRPKPSFATNAFIEKYIFPGGYIPSVGEVVPPLEKAGLLVKDIEILPMHYAYTLRHWRERFVARKAEAVALYDEQFFRMWEFYLAGSEMGFRWDELFILQIQIAKNQFAVPDNRNYIARNEAKLKEFEARRAPLEKVTF; translated from the coding sequence ATGGCGTCGGCATTCTTATCGATCGTCCAGCAAATCGTCCGCAAGGGTTCGTTGAAACTTACCCTTGCCAATGGCGAAACCCACACGATCGGCGACGGCATGGGTGAACCCATTGTCGCCCGCCTTGCCGATCAGGAGGCCGAGGACGCCATCCGGCGCGACCCGACCATGAAGCTCGGTGAAATGTACATGCAAGGCCGGTTCATTCTCGAACAGGGCAACATCTACGATTTCCTGTCGCTGGTGAAACAGAACACCACCAATGAAATCTTCGATTTCAAGATGGCGGCACTGCTGCTTGGCCGCATTGCCTGGCAGCAGCTGAAGAGCCGCGTGCCGGTCAATCGCAACAAGCACAATGTCGCCCATCATTACGACCTGTCGGCCAAGCTCTTCGATCTTTTCCTCGACGAGGACTGGCAATATTCCTGCGCCTATTTCGAACCCGCCGGCATCAGTCTCGATGAGGCGCAGCTCGCCAAGAAGCGCCATATCGCCGCCAAGCTTCTGCTCGAGCCGAACCAGCGCATCCTGGAGATCGGCTCCGGCTGGGGTGGCATGGGCATGTACCTGACGGAGGCGACCGAAGGTGCCGAGTTCACCGGCATCACACTGAGCGAGGAGCAGCTCAAGGTCTCGCGCACGCGCGCCGAAAAGCGGGGCCTTGCCGACCGGGTGCGGTTCGAACTGCAGGACTACCGCACCATGACCGGCCGGAAGTTCGACCGCATCGTCTCGGTCGGCATGTTCGAACATGTCGGCATCGGCAATTACGGCAATTTCTTCCGTAAGGTGTCTGACCTCCTCGACGACAACGGTGTGATGGTGCTGCATTCGATCGGCCGCCCGAAGCCGAGCTTTGCCACCAATGCCTTCATCGAGAAATATATCTTTCCCGGCGGCTATATCCCGTCCGTCGGCGAGGTCGTGCCGCCGCTCGAAAAAGCAGGGCTGCTGGTCAAGGATATCGAAATCCTGCCGATGCATTATGCCTATACGCTACGCCATTGGCGCGAGCGTTTCGTGGCACGCAAGGCCGAAGCGGTGGCGCTTTACGACGAGCAGTTCTTCCGCATGTGGGAATTCTATCTGGCCGGTTCCGAAATGGGCTTCCGCTGGGACGAGCTCTTCATCCTGCAGATTCAGATCGCCAAGAACCAGTTCGCCGTTCCCGACAATCGCAATTACATCGCCCGCAACGAAGCCAAGCTGAAGGAATTCGAGGCGAGGCGCGCCCCGCTGGAAAAGGTGACGTTCTAA
- a CDS encoding histidine phosphatase family protein, whose protein sequence is MSSAFPETYLVRHGETEWSLSGRHTGRSDIPLTANGEAAARKLAGRLAGLTFSAVWSSPSERARKTCALAGFGSDAVIKDDLAEWDYGAYEGITTKAILAERPGWQLFRDGCPNGEFAADVGARADAVIHALRETAGTILIFSSSHFLRVLAARWLGLPPEGGAYFSLDTTSISVLGYEHDLIEPVIRRWNQR, encoded by the coding sequence ATGAGCAGTGCGTTTCCCGAGACCTATCTAGTCCGCCACGGTGAAACCGAATGGAGCCTGTCCGGGCGCCATACCGGACGCAGCGATATTCCCTTGACGGCGAACGGCGAGGCTGCCGCCCGCAAACTCGCCGGCCGGCTGGCGGGCCTTACCTTCTCCGCCGTCTGGTCGAGCCCGTCCGAGCGGGCCCGCAAGACCTGCGCGCTCGCCGGCTTCGGATCGGACGCGGTGATCAAGGACGATCTCGCCGAATGGGACTACGGCGCTTATGAAGGCATCACCACAAAGGCGATTCTGGCGGAGCGCCCCGGCTGGCAGCTCTTTCGCGACGGTTGCCCGAATGGCGAATTCGCCGCCGATGTCGGCGCCCGCGCCGACGCCGTCATCCATGCGCTTCGCGAAACGGCCGGCACCATCCTGATCTTCTCCAGCTCGCATTTCCTGCGCGTCCTCGCTGCCCGCTGGCTGGGTCTGCCGCCGGAAGGCGGCGCGTATTTCTCGCTCGATACGACGAGTATCAGCGTGCTCGGCTACGAGCACGATCTGATCGAACCGGTCATCCGCCGCTGGAACCAGAGATAG
- a CDS encoding IS110 family transposase, whose amino-acid sequence MQGKVSSERTAMATVYVGIDVCKEWLDIHLHPLGRSFRVTNDTAGLRRLKRELDALDQMPRSALRIVMEATGKWHRAVQRSLHADGFYVSVVDPLRARLFAKACGFLAKTDRLDARFLAIMGEALKPAQTPPPDQALEALQELVNARSAANGERTALSNRMKTAVTAFLRKELTRRLAALDTHIARLDAEIERSICADPEMRRRLDILISIPGIGAVTAASLIAGLCELGACSGKQAAMLTGLAPIACESGERAGHRSIRGGRPAPRNAIYMAALSASRHNPDLARFAARLKKVGKPNKVVLVAVMRKLIVLANTLITKNRIWTPNPP is encoded by the coding sequence ATGCAAGGCAAGGTATCGTCCGAACGCACCGCGATGGCGACAGTTTATGTCGGCATCGATGTCTGTAAAGAGTGGCTGGACATTCATCTGCATCCTCTCGGCCGCAGTTTTCGGGTGACCAACGACACGGCCGGCCTGCGCCGCCTCAAGCGGGAGCTCGATGCGCTTGACCAGATGCCGCGCTCGGCGCTGCGTATCGTCATGGAAGCGACCGGCAAGTGGCATCGCGCCGTCCAGCGCTCGCTGCATGCCGATGGCTTTTACGTGTCGGTCGTCGACCCGCTGCGCGCCCGGCTGTTTGCCAAAGCCTGCGGCTTTCTCGCCAAGACCGATCGGCTCGATGCGCGGTTTCTGGCCATCATGGGAGAAGCCCTCAAGCCCGCACAGACCCCACCGCCGGACCAAGCGCTGGAAGCCCTGCAGGAACTGGTCAATGCCCGATCTGCCGCCAATGGCGAACGCACCGCCCTGTCCAACCGGATGAAGACGGCCGTGACCGCCTTCCTGCGCAAGGAACTGACGCGCCGGCTTGCCGCGCTCGACACTCATATCGCAAGACTGGACGCCGAGATCGAGCGCAGCATCTGCGCCGATCCCGAGATGCGCCGCCGCCTCGACATTCTCATCTCCATTCCCGGCATCGGAGCCGTCACCGCCGCAAGCCTGATCGCTGGCCTTTGCGAACTTGGCGCCTGCTCCGGCAAGCAGGCCGCCATGCTGACCGGCCTTGCGCCGATTGCCTGCGAAAGTGGCGAGCGGGCCGGACATCGCTCCATCAGGGGCGGACGCCCAGCACCCAGGAACGCCATCTACATGGCCGCCCTGTCCGCCTCCCGTCACAACCCGGACCTCGCACGCTTCGCCGCAAGGCTGAAGAAAGTCGGAAAACCCAATAAGGTCGTCCTCGTCGCCGTCATGAGAAAGCTCATCGTCCTGGCAAACACCCTCATCACCAAAAACCGCATCTGGACACCAAATCCACCTTGA
- a CDS encoding MipA/OmpV family protein: MSHRSVVSISLAIAISSLGSAAAQESGQHFWSGDWYLSVGVAGFSAPKFEGSSHNEFKFSPLISVGRQGAGQRFSSRNDNPSFALVDKGAFRAGIVGRFVPSRDDSDGSELKGLKKVKWGAEAGAFLEIYPTDFLRARAEVRQGIRSHDGIVADLAVDAFTDIAPDLQLSGGPRATFATSGYYDAYYGVNAKQAAASGLDPYKPSSGIQSYGAGTALTWKATENLSASSFLEYKRLAGPAADSSLVRERGSKNQVLVGVSATYKFNFSLQ; encoded by the coding sequence GTGTCTCATCGATCAGTCGTATCGATCTCTCTGGCTATTGCCATTTCATCTCTAGGTTCGGCGGCCGCCCAGGAAAGCGGCCAGCACTTCTGGTCCGGCGACTGGTATTTGAGCGTCGGCGTCGCCGGCTTCTCCGCCCCGAAATTCGAGGGCTCGTCGCACAACGAATTCAAGTTCAGCCCACTGATCTCGGTTGGCCGCCAAGGCGCCGGCCAGCGTTTTTCCTCGCGCAACGATAATCCGTCCTTCGCCCTCGTCGACAAGGGTGCCTTCCGTGCCGGCATCGTCGGCAGATTCGTGCCGTCGCGCGATGACAGCGACGGCAGCGAGCTGAAGGGCTTGAAGAAGGTCAAATGGGGCGCGGAAGCCGGCGCTTTCCTAGAAATTTACCCGACCGATTTCCTTCGCGCCCGCGCCGAAGTCCGCCAGGGCATCCGCTCGCATGACGGCATTGTTGCCGATCTCGCGGTCGATGCCTTCACCGATATCGCGCCCGACCTGCAACTATCAGGCGGCCCGCGCGCGACCTTCGCCACCAGCGGCTATTACGACGCCTATTACGGCGTCAACGCCAAGCAGGCGGCGGCAAGCGGCCTTGATCCTTACAAGCCCTCATCTGGCATCCAGTCTTATGGCGCCGGCACGGCACTCACCTGGAAGGCGACTGAAAACCTCTCGGCCAGTTCCTTCCTCGAATATAAGCGGCTGGCAGGTCCTGCCGCCGACAGCAGTCTCGTGCGCGAGCGTGGCTCGAAGAACCAGGTCCTGGTCGGGGTCTCGGCGACCTACAAGTTCAATTTCTCACTGCAGTGA